Proteins from a single region of Abyssalbus ytuae:
- a CDS encoding xanthine dehydrogenase family protein molybdopterin-binding subunit has protein sequence MSTSNKIIANFDRRSFIKTSTLAGGGILIGFNLFTACKPGVKPPEDISQLNFNDFNAFIKIADNGKVTIFSPNPEIGQGVKTSMPMIIAEELDVAWKDVMVEQAPLDTKNFTRQVAGGSQSLRLGWEPLRQTGAIARQMLINAAAAKWGIEAEQCKTDSGFIINSDGGKLNYGEVVKEAAQLPIPENVKLKDPKDFKIIGVDAVNVDIDKIITGKPLYGYDYKEDGMVYACAIRPPAFGQKLESFDDEDTKSIEGVIDVIKFGDKIAVLANSTWVAMKGKNSLKVNWVNDTKPESSEDHHKILSDILDGSEFETRRKDGDVFKAFKQADKILERTYESPFLPHNCMEPMNFFANVTDSSIKLVGPIQTPEGTAKAVAELLKRDVNEITLEMTRMGGGFGRRLYGDFVLEVAQISHIAKKPVKLVFTREDDMTAGTYRPSIKYRIKAGVKNGKLIAYHLKEASINSNMYGLIPNFFPAGCVENYQVDTANYKSNITTGAWRAPYTNFLAFAEQSFFDELAEVMEADPVQLRLDLLQNVKGTTDDRIQYSPERMEQVIKLAVEKSGWGKKEEGIYQGFCAYYCHNSHVSEVADVVLEDGMPLVKKVTVAVDCGIVVNPLGALNQIEGGVIDGIGHSMYGDFSFNNGVPGSENYDTYRLIRMKEAPQVETYFVKNTIAPTGLGEPTLPPAGAAVANAIKAATGKRLMKQPFIKELKSRELIG, from the coding sequence ATGTCTACTTCAAATAAAATTATTGCAAATTTTGACAGAAGGTCGTTTATAAAAACTTCAACATTGGCAGGTGGTGGAATCCTTATTGGATTTAACTTATTTACAGCCTGCAAGCCCGGTGTAAAACCTCCGGAAGATATTTCTCAATTAAATTTTAACGACTTTAATGCCTTTATAAAAATTGCTGATAATGGTAAGGTCACTATATTTTCTCCAAACCCCGAAATAGGGCAGGGAGTTAAAACTTCCATGCCTATGATTATTGCAGAAGAACTGGATGTGGCATGGAAAGATGTTATGGTAGAACAGGCACCGTTAGACACAAAAAATTTTACCCGACAGGTGGCCGGAGGAAGCCAGTCATTAAGGTTAGGTTGGGAACCTTTACGGCAAACCGGTGCCATAGCAAGACAAATGCTCATAAATGCAGCTGCTGCAAAATGGGGTATTGAGGCTGAACAATGTAAAACAGATAGTGGTTTTATAATAAATTCCGATGGTGGGAAATTGAACTACGGAGAAGTTGTTAAAGAAGCTGCACAGCTGCCAATTCCGGAAAATGTGAAACTTAAAGACCCTAAAGACTTTAAAATTATTGGGGTAGATGCCGTAAATGTTGATATTGATAAAATTATTACCGGTAAGCCTCTGTATGGTTATGATTATAAAGAAGATGGAATGGTTTATGCCTGTGCCATACGGCCGCCTGCTTTTGGACAAAAACTTGAATCGTTTGATGACGAAGACACAAAGTCAATAGAAGGAGTGATAGATGTTATAAAATTTGGTGATAAAATTGCGGTGTTGGCTAACAGTACGTGGGTAGCAATGAAAGGAAAAAATTCCTTAAAAGTAAATTGGGTAAACGATACTAAACCAGAAAGTTCTGAAGATCACCATAAAATATTATCAGATATACTAGATGGTTCTGAATTTGAAACGAGAAGAAAAGACGGAGACGTATTTAAAGCATTTAAGCAGGCAGATAAGATATTGGAAAGAACTTATGAGTCACCGTTTCTTCCACATAACTGCATGGAACCTATGAACTTTTTTGCTAATGTAACAGATAGCAGTATAAAACTGGTTGGACCAATTCAAACTCCGGAAGGTACTGCTAAAGCTGTGGCAGAACTGCTTAAAAGGGATGTAAATGAAATTACTTTGGAAATGACCCGGATGGGAGGTGGTTTTGGACGAAGATTATATGGTGATTTTGTATTGGAAGTTGCCCAAATATCCCATATTGCAAAAAAACCTGTTAAACTGGTTTTTACCCGGGAAGATGATATGACGGCAGGAACATACAGGCCCTCAATAAAATACAGAATAAAAGCCGGAGTCAAGAATGGGAAGCTTATAGCCTATCATCTAAAAGAAGCTTCAATAAACTCCAATATGTATGGACTCATACCTAATTTTTTCCCTGCCGGTTGTGTGGAAAACTACCAGGTCGATACAGCAAACTATAAAAGTAATATTACCACAGGGGCATGGAGAGCCCCCTATACCAATTTTTTGGCTTTTGCAGAACAAAGTTTTTTTGATGAACTGGCAGAAGTTATGGAAGCCGATCCGGTCCAATTAAGACTTGATCTTTTGCAAAATGTAAAAGGTACTACCGATGACAGAATTCAATATTCTCCCGAAAGAATGGAACAAGTTATAAAATTGGCGGTGGAAAAATCCGGTTGGGGTAAAAAGGAAGAAGGAATTTACCAGGGATTCTGTGCCTATTATTGTCATAATAGCCATGTATCGGAAGTAGCTGATGTTGTTTTAGAAGATGGAATGCCTTTAGTAAAAAAGGTGACTGTAGCTGTAGATTGTGGTATAGTAGTTAATCCGCTGGGAGCTTTAAATCAAATTGAAGGCGGGGTAATAGATGGAATAGGGCATTCTATGTACGGTGATTTTTCATTTAATAACGGAGTTCCCGGTTCAGAAAATTATGATACCTACAGGTTAATAAGGATGAAAGAAGCCCCCCAGGTAGAAACTTATTTTGTTAAAAATACAATAGCACCAACAGGGCTGGGCGAACCTACCTTACCACCTGCCGGAGCAGCAGTAGCTAATGCAATAAAGGCAGCTACAGGAAAAAGATTAATGAAACAACCTTTCATTAAAGAATTAAAATCCAGGGAACTTATTGGTTAA
- a CDS encoding (2Fe-2S)-binding protein, translated as MPTYTLTVNGSTHSVSVSPETPVLWVLRDHLNLVGTKYGCGIGQCGSCTIHLDGIATRSCLLPVSQVSGKITTIEGLSKDGLHPVQVAWKEVDVPQCGYCQSGQIMTASAFLKENSTPNENDIKTAMNGNLCRCAAYNRIYKAVALAAEKMS; from the coding sequence ATGCCAACCTACACGTTAACTGTAAACGGAAGCACTCATTCTGTTAGTGTTAGTCCGGAGACTCCCGTACTATGGGTGCTCAGAGATCATTTAAATCTTGTTGGAACAAAATATGGTTGTGGTATTGGTCAGTGTGGTTCTTGTACAATTCATCTCGATGGAATTGCAACAAGAAGTTGTTTGTTACCGGTTTCCCAGGTATCCGGTAAAATTACCACTATTGAAGGTCTTTCAAAAGACGGTTTACATCCTGTGCAGGTAGCATGGAAAGAAGTTGATGTGCCACAATGCGGTTATTGTCAGTCAGGTCAAATTATGACTGCTTCTGCTTTTTTGAAAGAAAATAGCACTCCCAACGAAAATGATATTAAAACTGCCATGAATGGGAATTTATGCAGATGTGCAGCTTATAACAGAATATACAAGGCGGTAGCACTTGCTGCAGAAAAAATGAGTTAA
- a CDS encoding OmpA/MotB family protein, with product MKKTIPLFVASALLLSCVSKKKYVELEQQHGETVSELQKTKVEKEELEAKFAKIEARAAEYNAKINALTEENDAKLDVINGKTVMSNDTREKMRATLAKVDPSELAGAKTLEDSINLAISYNLKKSVTGSDMNDDDVDINVENTVVMISISDKMLFNSGSYVVSSKAGKILQKLADVINSEPSIEVMIEGHTDSRPINTGCLQDNWDLSVKRATSIARILQRKYKVDPAKLIAAGRSSYVPLVDNNTSSNRARNRRTKILILPNIDKFFALMASNE from the coding sequence ATGAAAAAAACAATTCCACTTTTTGTAGCCTCTGCTTTACTGCTATCGTGTGTTTCTAAAAAAAAATACGTTGAACTGGAACAACAACATGGTGAAACTGTAAGTGAATTACAAAAAACCAAAGTAGAGAAAGAAGAACTTGAAGCAAAATTCGCCAAAATTGAAGCCAGGGCTGCCGAATATAACGCTAAAATTAATGCCCTGACTGAAGAAAACGATGCAAAATTAGATGTTATTAACGGAAAAACAGTAATGTCTAACGATACCAGGGAAAAAATGAGGGCAACACTTGCAAAAGTTGACCCCAGTGAATTAGCCGGGGCAAAAACCCTTGAAGACTCCATAAACCTGGCCATTTCATACAACCTGAAAAAGTCGGTTACAGGTAGTGATATGAATGATGATGATGTTGATATTAATGTTGAAAATACTGTAGTAATGATTTCAATTTCGGATAAAATGTTATTTAACTCAGGAAGTTATGTAGTGAGTAGCAAAGCCGGAAAAATTCTTCAAAAACTTGCAGATGTTATAAATTCTGAGCCAAGCATTGAAGTAATGATTGAAGGTCATACAGACTCTCGACCAATAAATACGGGGTGTTTACAAGATAACTGGGATTTAAGTGTTAAAAGAGCAACCTCTATTGCCAGAATATTACAACGAAAATACAAAGTAGACCCTGCTAAACTTATAGCTGCAGGAAGAAGTAGTTATGTACCACTGGTTGATAACAATACAAGCTCAAACCGGGCAAGAAACAGAAGAACGAAAATATTAATCTTACCTAATATTGATAAATTCTTTGCTCTTATGGCTTCAAATGAGTAA
- a CDS encoding cation:proton antiporter domain-containing protein, with product MEILSSYNLIIGISVTIILSFLFNGISKRTNIPAVLMLIVLGIIFQYLLNAFGVGDVNFFPILEVLGIFGLIMIVLEAALELELKREKIIPIAKSLAIALLGLVGSAWIAALILNAFIPDMNMQSAWLYATPLSILSSAIIIPSVAGLKNDKKEFHIYESTFSDILGIMMFYFLTGGLNPAEDSGVVGFIGNLILTVAISLVASYGLILIFQRIKSQVKLFLLIAVLLLLYALGKKMHLSSLIIILIFGLVITNMKLFFKGRLGEMLHFEKAKSIHHELHVITAETAFVVRTLFFVIFGITIVLSSLLNFKIALISVLIILSIYLIRFGLLRLFIGKDINPQIFIAPRGLITVLLFYAIPAEAQVAGFEQGILLYVIIATSLVMTWGLIKNKNAEIEPPVVSPEQIKNEESINIENIKTVNFDEPIPRKNDEGDI from the coding sequence ATGGAAATCTTATCGTCTTACAATTTAATCATTGGTATATCAGTAACTATAATATTGTCATTTTTATTTAACGGTATTTCTAAACGTACAAATATCCCGGCTGTTCTTATGCTTATAGTGCTGGGTATAATTTTTCAATATTTATTAAACGCTTTTGGTGTAGGAGATGTGAATTTTTTCCCGATTCTGGAAGTTTTAGGAATTTTTGGTCTGATAATGATTGTGCTTGAGGCGGCACTGGAACTGGAACTTAAAAGAGAAAAAATAATTCCTATTGCTAAGTCTCTGGCTATTGCATTGTTAGGATTAGTAGGCTCTGCATGGATAGCAGCACTTATTTTAAATGCTTTTATTCCTGATATGAATATGCAATCTGCCTGGTTATATGCAACACCCTTATCAATTTTATCAAGTGCTATTATTATTCCAAGTGTAGCAGGATTAAAAAATGATAAAAAGGAATTTCATATTTATGAAAGTACATTTTCAGATATTTTAGGAATAATGATGTTTTATTTTTTAACCGGTGGGTTAAATCCTGCAGAAGATTCCGGTGTTGTAGGATTTATAGGTAATCTTATCTTAACTGTTGCAATATCATTAGTGGCGAGTTATGGGCTTATACTCATCTTTCAACGTATTAAAAGCCAGGTAAAACTTTTTCTTCTTATTGCCGTGCTTTTATTGTTATATGCATTGGGTAAAAAGATGCATCTTTCTTCCTTAATCATTATTCTTATTTTCGGATTGGTTATTACCAATATGAAATTGTTTTTTAAAGGTAGGTTAGGAGAGATGCTCCATTTTGAAAAAGCTAAAAGTATTCACCACGAATTACATGTAATAACAGCCGAAACAGCTTTTGTGGTACGAACACTTTTCTTTGTAATATTTGGTATTACCATAGTTCTATCTTCTCTTTTAAATTTTAAAATTGCTTTAATAAGTGTATTGATAATTCTTTCTATTTATCTGATAAGATTTGGTTTACTGAGACTATTTATAGGGAAGGATATAAACCCGCAAATATTTATTGCACCCCGAGGATTAATCACCGTACTTTTATTTTATGCTATCCCTGCCGAAGCCCAGGTGGCCGGATTTGAACAGGGTATACTTTTATATGTTATTATTGCTACCAGTTTGGTAATGACATGGGGATTGATTAAAAATAAGAATGCTGAAATTGAACCGCCAGTTGTAAGTCCTGAACAGATTAAAAATGAAGAAAGTATAAATATTGAAAATATAAAAACTGTAAATTTTGATGAGCCTATTCCCCGTAAAAATGACGAAGGGGATATCTAA
- a CDS encoding DUF202 domain-containing protein, which translates to MQSKKLILRDELAIDRTRLANERTFLAYFRTFIVIMSSGVAIIKLDILEDLIILGYIFLVIAPIMLLIGVLRFFYVKKHIRKFYNFPDE; encoded by the coding sequence ATGCAAAGTAAGAAACTCATTTTAAGAGATGAATTGGCAATAGACCGCACTCGCTTGGCAAATGAACGTACTTTTTTGGCGTATTTCAGGACTTTTATAGTGATAATGAGTTCGGGAGTGGCTATTATTAAACTGGATATATTAGAAGATTTGATAATATTGGGTTATATTTTTTTAGTAATAGCCCCTATTATGCTTCTTATAGGAGTTTTGCGCTTTTTTTACGTAAAAAAACATATCAGGAAATTTTATAATTTTCCTGATGAATAA
- a CDS encoding penicillin-binding protein 1A, producing MLKRINVSGRIKIILLIPVLILLCGLIFYLSIYFGAWGSIPGTDELKELKQAQSTQLLDKDEKLIGKYYIFDRQPVKFEDFPRYLINALIATEDARFYEHKGVDNRSIARVFLKTILLGDKSSGGGSTITTQLAKNLFGRNNYGVFSILVNKVKEAIIAKRLEEIYSKEEIITLYLNTVPFSDNTYGIESASQKFFSKHVSNLTLAEAATLIGTLKASHSYNPRLFPERSQLRRDVVIKQMVKYDYLSEEEANECINEKLEINYQFFNHDDGLAPYFREHIKQELKIILKELKKEDGSEYDIYKDGLKVFTTLDSKLQEYAEEAMKENMLKLQAEFEKSYGKNAPWLKKGNITSDVLKKSLKYQQLKAAGLSDKEIKDSLSKKVEMEVFSWNGNLMKNLSPVDSLKYYLKFLNTGLISIEPQTGAVRAYIGGINYKNFKYDHVSQSKRQVGSTFKPIVYTAAIENGMDPCTYFSAREITYTDMENWTPENATNEDEESDEHINYSLKYALSNSVNTVAVKVLDHVGIDSVIAQAKRMGITDELPQVPSLALGVAEIQLKDIAGAYASYVNSGKPVKPYYIEKIEDKNGNVLFNFEPEAEKKPAFSDKTRFVMLEMMKATVDSGTAKRLRKFYKLPNDIAGKTGTTQNNKDGWFVGLTPKLVTVTWVGNDDHRIGFKTTAMGQGANTALPIFASLYQKINAHEEFNYITAARFEKADNNILESLQCESIKRDGFFKRLFGKKKKEKEFGEKKKGIFSFLKKKDK from the coding sequence ATGTTGAAAAGAATTAATGTTTCCGGAAGAATAAAAATTATATTATTAATACCGGTCTTAATATTACTGTGTGGCCTTATTTTTTACTTAAGTATCTACTTTGGTGCCTGGGGGTCTATACCCGGAACAGATGAACTTAAAGAATTAAAACAGGCACAGTCTACTCAATTACTGGATAAGGATGAAAAACTCATTGGCAAATATTATATTTTTGACAGACAGCCGGTGAAGTTTGAAGATTTTCCACGTTATTTAATCAATGCCCTGATAGCTACCGAAGATGCACGTTTTTATGAGCATAAAGGGGTTGATAATAGAAGTATTGCCAGGGTTTTTTTAAAAACAATTCTTTTGGGAGATAAATCTTCCGGCGGAGGCAGTACTATAACCACACAATTGGCAAAAAATCTATTCGGGCGAAATAATTACGGTGTTTTCAGCATACTTGTAAATAAGGTAAAAGAAGCAATAATAGCCAAACGTTTAGAAGAAATATATTCTAAGGAAGAGATTATTACCCTGTATTTAAATACGGTACCTTTTAGTGATAATACATACGGTATTGAAAGTGCATCACAAAAATTCTTCAGCAAGCATGTCTCAAATTTAACATTGGCCGAAGCCGCTACCTTAATAGGTACACTTAAAGCCTCCCACAGCTATAACCCCCGGTTATTTCCTGAAAGAAGCCAGTTGCGCAGGGATGTAGTTATAAAACAAATGGTAAAATATGACTATTTAAGTGAAGAAGAAGCCAATGAATGTATCAATGAAAAATTAGAAATCAATTATCAGTTTTTTAATCATGACGATGGTCTCGCACCCTACTTCAGGGAACATATAAAACAGGAGTTGAAAATTATTTTAAAAGAACTTAAAAAAGAAGATGGTTCTGAGTACGATATATATAAAGACGGATTAAAAGTTTTCACAACTCTCGACAGCAAATTACAGGAATATGCCGAAGAAGCCATGAAAGAAAACATGCTGAAACTGCAAGCAGAGTTTGAAAAATCTTATGGAAAAAATGCTCCCTGGTTAAAGAAAGGAAATATAACCAGTGACGTTTTAAAAAAATCACTCAAATATCAACAATTAAAAGCTGCCGGATTATCAGATAAGGAAATAAAAGATTCTTTAAGTAAAAAAGTTGAAATGGAAGTATTTAGCTGGAACGGGAATTTAATGAAAAACCTGTCTCCTGTTGACAGCTTAAAATATTACCTCAAGTTTTTAAATACAGGGTTAATATCAATAGAACCTCAAACCGGGGCTGTAAGGGCTTATATAGGAGGAATTAATTATAAAAATTTTAAATATGACCATGTGTCGCAAAGTAAAAGACAGGTGGGATCTACTTTTAAACCTATTGTATACACGGCCGCTATTGAAAACGGGATGGATCCATGTACTTATTTTTCCGCCCGCGAAATAACTTATACCGACATGGAGAACTGGACCCCGGAAAATGCTACTAATGAAGACGAAGAAAGTGATGAACATATAAACTATTCATTAAAATATGCTTTGAGCAATTCCGTAAATACAGTGGCGGTAAAAGTATTAGATCATGTTGGTATAGACAGTGTGATTGCACAGGCAAAAAGGATGGGAATTACGGATGAATTACCGCAAGTACCGTCCCTTGCCCTGGGAGTTGCCGAAATACAATTAAAAGATATTGCCGGAGCGTATGCAAGTTATGTAAACTCAGGAAAACCGGTAAAACCTTATTATATTGAAAAAATTGAAGACAAAAACGGGAACGTTCTATTCAATTTTGAACCTGAAGCAGAAAAAAAACCGGCATTCTCTGATAAAACAAGGTTCGTAATGCTGGAAATGATGAAGGCAACAGTAGATTCCGGCACTGCTAAAAGACTAAGAAAGTTTTATAAATTACCCAACGACATTGCCGGCAAAACAGGAACTACCCAAAATAACAAAGACGGATGGTTTGTGGGCTTAACACCTAAACTGGTAACAGTAACCTGGGTAGGAAACGACGACCATAGAATTGGTTTTAAAACCACTGCCATGGGACAAGGAGCCAATACTGCATTGCCTATATTTGCCTCACTCTATCAAAAAATAAATGCCCATGAGGAATTTAACTATATTACGGCTGCCAGGTTTGAAAAAGCAGATAATAATATATTAGAATCTTTACAATGTGAATCTATAAAAAGAGATGGTTTTTTTAAACGTTTATTCGGAAAGAAGAAAAAAGAAAAAGAATTTGGCGAGAAGAAAAAAGGTATTTTTTCCTTTCTGAAGAAAAAAGATAAATAA
- a CDS encoding sulfite exporter TauE/SafE family protein, which yields MIESLSIWDWSLAVFASFLLGVSKSGLKGIGVIIVTIFALVFGGKVSTGIIAPLLLVGDVFAIIYYRRHVQWHYLFKLLPWMIIGVLIGVVVGKDLPEYIFKKGMAVLIFISVLIMFWWDYKHVKQVPSNYFFGASMGLLSGIATMIGNLAGAFANIYFLALRLPKNHFIGTAAWLFFIVNLFKIPFHVFYWKTINFSTLQINLLIVPALIIGLFTGIVLVSKIKDMNFRRIILILTAVGTLFIFFR from the coding sequence ATGATCGAATCTTTAAGTATTTGGGATTGGTCTCTGGCTGTTTTTGCTTCATTTCTTTTAGGTGTATCAAAATCCGGACTTAAAGGAATAGGAGTCATAATTGTGACCATTTTTGCACTGGTCTTCGGAGGCAAAGTTTCTACCGGCATCATAGCACCCTTACTGTTGGTAGGCGATGTATTTGCTATTATTTATTACAGAAGACATGTGCAATGGCACTACCTATTTAAACTGCTTCCCTGGATGATTATCGGGGTTTTAATAGGGGTAGTGGTAGGTAAAGACCTGCCGGAATATATATTTAAAAAAGGCATGGCAGTCTTAATTTTTATTTCTGTACTGATTATGTTTTGGTGGGATTATAAACATGTTAAACAGGTTCCTTCCAATTATTTTTTTGGCGCCTCAATGGGTTTATTGTCCGGTATAGCTACCATGATAGGAAATTTGGCAGGAGCCTTTGCCAATATTTATTTCCTGGCATTGAGACTTCCTAAAAATCATTTTATTGGTACGGCTGCCTGGTTGTTTTTTATAGTTAATTTATTTAAAATACCCTTTCATGTATTTTACTGGAAAACAATTAACTTTTCTACCTTGCAGATCAATCTGCTTATTGTTCCTGCACTTATAATAGGATTATTTACCGGAATAGTATTAGTTTCAAAAATTAAAGACATGAATTTTAGAAGGATAATACTAATTCTAACCGCAGTGGGAACTTTATTTATATTTTTCCGCTGA
- the leuB gene encoding 3-isopropylmalate dehydrogenase, which produces MKLNIALLAGDGIGPEVIEQAVKVSNAVAKKFNHEINWTPALTGAAAIDAVGEPYPDETHEICMKADAVLFGAIGDPRFDNNPKATVRPEQGLLKMRQKLGLFANVRPTFTFPSLIEKSPLKKERIEGTDLIFLRELTGGIYFGERGRKDEGETAYDTCIYTREEVKRLAKLGFEMALSRNKKLCCVDKANVLESSRLWRETVQELEKEYPEVEVSYEFVDAVAMRLIQWPKAYDVLITENMFGDILTDEASVISGSMGLMPSASIGVHTSLFEPIHGSYPQAAGKDIANPLATVLSAAMMFEDAFGLKEEAQVIRNVVNKSLAEGVVTEDLAGEGKAYKTSEIGDWLAANI; this is translated from the coding sequence ATGAAATTAAATATAGCTCTTTTAGCAGGCGATGGAATTGGACCTGAAGTAATAGAACAAGCCGTAAAAGTAAGTAATGCGGTAGCAAAAAAATTTAATCATGAAATAAACTGGACTCCTGCATTAACAGGGGCAGCTGCTATTGATGCGGTTGGTGAGCCTTATCCGGATGAAACCCATGAAATATGTATGAAGGCCGATGCAGTATTATTCGGGGCAATTGGCGATCCCCGTTTTGACAATAATCCGAAAGCAACTGTACGTCCGGAACAGGGGCTTTTAAAAATGAGACAAAAATTAGGATTATTTGCGAATGTAAGGCCAACATTTACTTTCCCTTCATTAATTGAAAAATCTCCTTTAAAAAAGGAACGGATAGAAGGAACTGACCTTATTTTTTTGCGAGAACTCACAGGGGGTATCTATTTTGGTGAAAGAGGAAGAAAAGATGAGGGAGAAACTGCATACGATACCTGTATTTATACCCGGGAAGAAGTAAAGCGTTTAGCCAAATTAGGTTTTGAAATGGCTCTTTCCCGCAATAAAAAATTGTGTTGTGTAGATAAAGCAAATGTTTTGGAATCATCTCGCTTATGGAGAGAAACGGTACAGGAACTTGAAAAAGAGTATCCGGAAGTGGAAGTAAGCTATGAATTTGTTGATGCGGTTGCCATGCGTTTAATTCAATGGCCAAAAGCTTACGATGTACTCATTACCGAAAATATGTTTGGCGATATACTTACTGATGAAGCTTCTGTTATTTCAGGTTCAATGGGGTTGATGCCGTCAGCTTCAATCGGGGTTCATACATCTTTATTTGAACCAATTCATGGCTCTTATCCTCAGGCCGCAGGAAAAGATATTGCAAATCCCCTCGCAACTGTTTTGTCCGCAGCCATGATGTTTGAAGATGCTTTTGGTTTAAAAGAAGAAGCACAGGTAATAAGGAATGTAGTAAATAAATCGTTGGCTGAAGGAGTAGTTACTGAAGATCTGGCCGGAGAAGGAAAAGCCTATAAAACAAGTGAAATTGGTGATTGGCTGGCAGCAAACATTTAA
- a CDS encoding alpha-isopropylmalate synthase regulatory domain-containing protein: MSKRKIEIMDTTLRDGEQTSGVSFSSSEKLTIAKLLLEELKVDRIEIASARVSEGEFEAVKNITKWAKESGNIDRIEVLTFVDNGISIEWMLQAGAKVQNLLTKGSLNHLTYQLKKTPDQHFSEIEETIKSAIKNDIETNVYLEDWSNGMRNSKDYVFSFLNFLSAQPVKKVLLPDTLGVLTPSETFEYISEIRLAFPEMHIDFHAHNDYDLSVANVLEALRAGANGLHLTMNGMGERAGNAPLASVVAVINDYVKDCGIAVNEKALYSVSKLVETFSGFRIPANKPVVGDNVFTQTAGIHADGDNKKNLYFNDLLPERFGRKRKYALGKASGKANIQKNLQELGLKLNDEDIKKVTRRIIELGDKKEIVTKEDLPYIISDVLDSNLIEEKVVVESYVLTHAKGLRPSTTISIKIEGELIEENAQGDGQFDAFMNALKRVYSNKKMSLPKLIDYAVRIPPGSNSDALCETVITWKNETKEFKTRGLDSDQTVSAIKATEKMLNII, encoded by the coding sequence ATGAGTAAGAGAAAAATAGAAATTATGGATACCACACTTCGTGACGGTGAACAAACCTCCGGAGTATCTTTTTCTTCTTCTGAAAAACTTACCATTGCCAAATTATTGCTGGAAGAGCTTAAAGTAGATAGGATTGAAATTGCTTCTGCCAGGGTTTCGGAAGGAGAGTTTGAAGCGGTAAAAAACATTACAAAGTGGGCAAAAGAAAGTGGTAATATTGACAGGATTGAGGTGCTTACCTTTGTCGATAACGGAATTTCTATTGAATGGATGCTGCAGGCAGGTGCCAAAGTGCAAAATCTCCTTACAAAAGGTTCATTAAATCATCTTACCTATCAGCTAAAAAAAACTCCCGATCAACATTTTTCAGAAATTGAAGAAACTATCAAATCTGCTATCAAAAATGATATTGAAACTAACGTATACCTTGAGGATTGGAGTAACGGGATGCGGAATTCAAAAGATTATGTTTTCAGTTTTTTAAATTTTTTATCGGCCCAACCCGTAAAAAAAGTTTTATTACCGGACACATTAGGAGTTTTAACGCCTTCGGAAACCTTTGAATATATCTCGGAGATACGTTTAGCATTTCCTGAAATGCATATTGATTTCCATGCTCATAATGATTACGATTTGAGTGTAGCTAATGTATTGGAGGCTTTAAGGGCCGGAGCCAACGGATTGCATTTAACTATGAACGGGATGGGAGAAAGGGCAGGAAATGCACCCTTGGCAAGCGTTGTGGCTGTAATTAATGATTATGTAAAAGATTGTGGGATAGCGGTCAACGAAAAAGCTTTATATTCTGTAAGTAAACTTGTAGAAACTTTTTCGGGTTTCCGTATTCCCGCCAACAAACCAGTGGTAGGGGACAACGTATTTACTCAAACAGCTGGTATTCATGCAGACGGGGATAATAAAAAGAACCTCTATTTTAATGACTTATTACCGGAGAGATTTGGCAGAAAACGCAAATATGCTTTAGGAAAAGCATCCGGTAAAGCCAATATTCAAAAAAATCTTCAGGAATTAGGTTTAAAACTTAATGATGAGGATATTAAAAAGGTAACGCGACGTATCATAGAACTGGGGGATAAAAAGGAAATTGTAACCAAAGAAGACCTTCCTTATATAATTTCCGATGTTTTGGATAGCAACTTAATTGAAGAAAAAGTGGTGGTAGAGTCATATGTATTAACTCATGCCAAGGGTTTAAGACCTTCTACAACAATTTCTATCAAAATTGAAGGGGAACTTATTGAGGAAAATGCACAGGGGGACGGACAGTTTGATGCTTTTATGAATGCTTTAAAACGTGTTTATTCCAATAAGAAAATGTCCCTACCAAAGTTAATAGACTATGCAGTACGTATCCCTCCCGGAAGTAATTCCGATGCTTTATGCGAAACCGTTATCACCTGGAAAAACGAAACTAAAGAATTTAAAACCCGGGGGCTGGACTCCGATCAAACAGTTTCTGCAATTAAAGCAACAGAAAAAATGTTGAATATAATTTAA